The following coding sequences lie in one Biomphalaria glabrata chromosome 18, xgBioGlab47.1, whole genome shotgun sequence genomic window:
- the LOC129924066 gene encoding myotrophin-like, which produces MAESIDPESMKKLAKIVKHRSKRLVRTRSQLKALNELDNLPLAELRTRREEDTSRDSELDEMATSNVYTDVENLLSQNQDHSQEALNKSLMLVAKSGRKLNLIQLLNRGADPNTTDKEKNTPLMFCARQGLLEMVRILLNKGANASMRNARGDTALILAIRMSGSADMARLLCRHDNVDLKKQQRVHSSEESS; this is translated from the coding sequence ATGGCTGAGTCCATTGACCCCGAAAGTATGAAAAAACTTGCTAAGATTGTTAAACATCGAAGTAAGAGACTAGTAAGGACAAGGTCACAACTTAAGGCTTTAAATGAGTTAGACAATTTGCCTTTGGCAGAACTCAGGACAAGACGGGAAGAGGATACATCAAGGGACTCGGAACTGGACGAGATGGCCACCTCAAACGTGTACACAGATGTTGAGAATCTTCTAAGTCAGAATCAAGACCACTCACAGGAAGCTCTTAACAAATCGCTGATGCTAGTCGCTAAGTCCGGACGGAAGCTTAATCTTATACAGCTGCTGAATCGTGGCGCCGATCCTAACACCACGGACAAAGAGAAAAATACCCCTCTTATGTTCTGTGCTCGTCAAGGACTTCTCGAAATGGTCAGAATTTTGCTGAACAAAGGTGCGAACGCTTCTATGAGAAACGCCAGAGGAGATACAGCTTTAATATTGGCCATAAGGATGTCCGGCTCAGCAGACATGGCTCGCTTGTTGTGCCGTCATGACAAcgtggatttaaaaaaacaacagagggTACACAGCTCTGAGGAAAGCAGTTGA